ttttattttattttatattctatttagaATTGTTCAATTGTATGATAGTTACAAAAAGTGTTATGTCTTTTCATATGACCAAATACTGTTTTTAATGATTGAGATTAAGTTTAATGATAAAGTACTTTGTGAGTTAATACTTTCAACATTGCtagaatgaatataaaaagtgATAAAGTAAATGTTATTAGCCGCTaggtcatttttaaatgtttccgggtaatttattatttgacatttgttGATGAATTGTTGATGATTTatcctaatatatatataatttatttaatacataatatgataaatatatttagtatttacatataaatatttatcatacttcTCTCATACTGTATGCAAATAAGAATGCATTGTGATATTTTACAGTTTCCATCAAGCTGATAGTATCTTCAAATTGTTCATTAGTTTCACCACAAAACCCAGCTATGAAATCACTAGAATATGTTACACCAGGCAATCGATCTCTTATATGCTGAGCCAAGCTTAAATATGATTCACGAGAGTAACCTCTTctcattttttctaaaacttcTGTGTTTCCACATTGAGCtggtaaatgtaaatttttacatacattagGTTTCTCCAAAATAACATCCAAAACctggataataaaaataaaacaataaaatgaacCATTAAACagtaatgattaaatttagtattaacttCATCAGGAAAATCTTTTGGATGTGGTGAAGTAAATCTTATTCGCATTTCCGGATCAACATCAGATACTCTACTTAATAGTTCAGCAAATCGAACACCACCTTTCTTTTCTTTGTAAACAGTTTTGAATCCTGATgctaatgtattatttgaagGCATAAAATGTGAAGAAGTACTCAAATCACGATAGCTATTTACATTTTgacctaatattaaaaattaatgggcAATGTTATGATGAAGTATTCAAATGaacattaattatcaattaacaaTTACCTAATAAAGTTACTTCTTTGAAGCCTTTTTCTGATAAGTATTTGATTTCATCTAATATAGATTCAATAGGTCTAGAGCGTTCACGACCTCTAGTAAAAGGAACAATGCAATAAGTGCACATGTTATCACAACCTCGCATTATAGatctagaaataataaaatattttaatatattagctaatatttttatagtaataaataaaaaataataataatcatataaaaaaacattaaaaaatatgtttaggaGTTATTGCAATTATTCAAACGATAAGACTTCACtccactgtaaaaaaaaatctttaatataatataataaaacacatatttacaaaattggtattaatttatcgattaaaaaaaaatattaacttacacAAATGCAGTAACATTatcttcatttaattttacaggTTTTATTTCAGCATAAGTTTCATCAAATGatagtaaaacattaattGCTTTTTGTCCAGCCTCAGTTTTTGCTAAAAGTCTTGGCAAGTCCCTGTAACTATCAGGACCAGCTACAAGATCTACAGCTCCCTTTGTATCATTcactaatttttcttttaatcgtTCTGCCATACAacctaaaatatgaataacagTAGTTGTAATTCtatgaatataaatgattaacaattttttatttttaatataattaagttttaccTAAAATTCCAACTTTCAGTGGATCCAATTTACCTCTCCATCGTTTAACTGACCGTAATTGTTTAATACGtgtccatattttattttcagcacCGTCACGAATAGCACATGTCACAAGTAAAACTACGTCtgcttcataaacactgtttgttttaatataacctTCACTTTGTAATATAGACCATACAATTTCAGCATCATTAACATTCATTTGACAACCATATACCTCAATATATacttaacaaaaacaaatcatgagtttaataaaaaaagaaaatcaacatgatattttgaatttcaaacaaaactatgggtttttaattatttaccttttcTGTTTTGCCCAAAATCAACCATATCATCCACATATGGAATTTTATCTTCATTATTTATGAGTTCAGTTTGTTCTTGAGGTAAATTTTTTGCAATGAAGTCTTTTAAGCTGGGTCCCTCAAatttacattcatttttttttttaatagttgtatTACAACTTTTCACATTATTTGTTGTGTGTAATAATACGATACTTTTGTGTTTCGAAATTAATCTACAGTAACGGTGAGccacattgatttttttcaaaatc
This sequence is a window from Rhopalosiphum maidis isolate BTI-1 chromosome 1, ASM367621v3, whole genome shotgun sequence. Protein-coding genes within it:
- the LOC113548151 gene encoding CDK5RAP1-like protein — its product is MILKKINVAHRYCRLISKHKSIVLLHTTNNVKSCNTTIKKKNECKFEGPSLKDFIAKNLPQEQTELINNEDKIPYVDDMVDFGQNRKVYIEVYGCQMNVNDAEIVWSILQSEGYIKTNSVYEADVVLLVTCAIRDGAENKIWTRIKQLRSVKRWRGKLDPLKVGILGCMAERLKEKLVNDTKGAVDLVAGPDSYRDLPRLLAKTEAGQKAINVLLSFDETYAEIKPVKLNEDNVTAFVSIMRGCDNMCTYCIVPFTRGRERSRPIESILDEIKYLSEKGFKEVTLLGQNVNSYRDLSTSSHFMPSNNTLASGFKTVYKEKKGGVRFAELLSRVSDVDPEMRIRFTSPHPKDFPDEVLDVILEKPNVCKNLHLPAQCGNTEVLEKMRRGYSRESYLSLAQHIRDRLPGVTYSSDFIAGFCGETNEQFEDTISLMETVKYHNAFLFAYSMREKTTAYRRYKDDVPNEIKVERVKKMFSVFRRDAEILNKQFVNTEQLILIEGESRRGPSQLCGRTDGNIKVIIPNTKLPIGELSLNQDIKPGDYITVKIIESNSQVLKGTPLRHTSLQEYDKNKNQNLSKNNNVSYNF